The sequence CCACGGTGAATGGAGGAGGAGAGGTCTTCACTTGAATAGCTTCAGAGAAGAACCTGCAACAGCCAGTGATTCCAGCTCTAGGAAATATATAATCTAtataaataatgacaatttcATAAGCAAtacaaaacacttttaaaaagtcttGGATAAACCTTCCCAATCGAGCTGGGCAAGTGCTATCAGTCATATGGGGAAAGAGGAGTGATTTCTTGCAGTTTTATGATTCCTTCTTTTATGATTTTGCCAGGTAATGCAGGTGGGTTTGCAAATGCTCAACACAGAGAAAGTAGACAGCCATAGGGGGTGCTTAGCATTCTGGGGGATGTTTTCTTTTCCCTTTGTCTGTAAATCTTTCAAAGTGCTACAACTCCCAGTCATTCAAACTTCAGTGACATATCCTTTGCAACAGTCCATATCCTGCCTCCTGACATGAGGAGCTCCAATTAGTTTGACTCTTGCCCCGATTGTCTATCAGCTGACACCCTGATGGCAGACAGGTGCATTGCCGAGCAGAAGACGCACTTTTCCCCGCAGGAAGTTGATGTGGAACTGAAACAGCTCTGAGATTGAGGATACTTTCTGTGTCTCCTGGTCTTCTCCACCACTGGTTGAAGGTACATATTCCTGAGAGACAAAGAGAAATTAGTTAAAGCGTAAATAAGCGTATGCAGTGTAGCCCAaatcagggttattattgttaGCTAAAACTATTTCTGTTAAACATTTCTaaacatttctgttaattgaaataaaattaattataggcattaggcttacgatgcttttggaaaACGCAACCCAGAGCgctactgacagactgggaagagaggtgctgcaacaatatcaaatatgaacatgaaaacctattctagctgatcaaaaaaactaaatcaggaccttgtaaaagggcataataggtcctctttaaatggAAGCCctaaaattattaactggaaataaataaaaactaaaataaaaattaatccTAAAAtagccattaaaaaaaaaaaaagaaaagaataaaatgacaaaagcacatagcgaaatgactaaaaattaaactacaATTAGCATGAAAACTTTACTTTATCTACAAActacaattattaataaaactataaaacaattaaaataaaaactaaataacccTGACTCAAAAATTCTGTGGaagtttacattttagacacaaatCAGTAGAAAAACACAAAAGGTACATATAATTTTCTGCTAGGATATTTTTCGTTAAGTTTATGGGCATTTTTataaccctaaaacacaacacaatacAATGAGTAATttaaaatttgcaaaaaaaaaaaaaaaaaaccctgtgaAAAATCAATACGGAAAATTCCTTCATGTAAATAGTACATGGGGCCCTATTTTTTACAAACTTTTTAAAGTGTAGTCCCATAACCGCTGCTTGTTTTTATGTAACACTATGACACAATCAGAGTGACGAACATGCTCTCTTCCTGAAGCTGACATAAGTTTGTAGTATACTGCACTTGATTAGCATAACATCCATTTTCCTGTTCCCGTAGCCTGAGTAGTAGAGCATGAcgctagcaatgccaaggtcatggggtttgattcccaggcaACAGACAAGCTGATGAAATGTAGATGTAAAGTATGCATATTGAATCAAATGTATATCTTAAATGCACTGTACAGTATGTTGCTTTGGGAAAAAAGCATTTGCCAATTGCAAATTCACTTCTAAATGTATTACCCTAACTGTTACATTAACTTATGTAATTTCCGCATTCCAAAACGTACacaaccatttaaatgtttggaGTTAGTAACATTTTTGATTTgttgttttgaaagaaatgaatatttttattcagcaaggacacagtaatttgatcaaaagttgcaaaagatttctgtGACCAAATCAATGGTCAATTTGATCGAAAAAATGCAGCTTTggagagcagaagagactcaagAGGCCTGTGTAACTCACCGGTATGCTGAGACTTCGCAGCACTTGTCTGATGCTGACAATGTTTCTAATACTGGCATCTATGTGGGACTGTATCAAGTCAGTCTGATTAAATGCCTGTAATGAGCTGATGGCCTTGTTCAGCACATGTAAGCCTGACTGGACCTCTTGAGCTTGCTCCTCTATCTGAAGTGACATACAGAAGAGATTCATAAAGGAATATTAAAACTAAATGTAGagtgttaaacatgtattttataaagttaagGTACTGATTTTGGAAATGACTATATTATAATACAATCTTCACAACAGGAACATGCAGCTTCATGTAACTTACATTCATCGCATCCCAGACATCAAAATCAACTCTGGTCAGAGGAACAGTGAAGTTTGTTGCAATGCTGCAATCATCCTTACAAGCTCTCTGCGATAACAAGAACATTCACATGGTGAGAATTCTTAGCTTGACATTGTGTTCGCAAAGATGTTTGCCTGATGCATGCGTAAGATTAAAATTGCACAGATGGAATGCAAGAAAGTGTCCCATGTGAACACCTTGAAATTCCAATGAAATGTGTTTACTAGATCACAGCTTTAGCCATCATGTGCATGTCTCTCACCATAGCAGCTTCTGCATCCCATGCTTCCTTAATGTAATGGTCGAGGACACGCAGGTCGCAGATGGGGCGTAATGGGGAGGACAGGCCTGGACGGGTCCACTCCAGCACCATCAGCAGTAAGGCAAAGAGTCCTGATAAACACAGAACAGATGAAGATCAGTTCAAAACTAATTCAAACTTTGGATgagattaaaaaacaaacagcacTTTTACACTTATCCTATCTAGCAAGAGACTACAGCAGTCAAGCCAGGACAAACATATTccaggggtgtgtttcccaaaagcatcgttagtggCAATACtaacgatatatatatatatatatatatatatatatatatatatatatatatatatatatatatatatatatatatggttgcaagttccgtcgttaccaacaCAGTTGAATAATTTGGCATTTCCCAAAACCATAGTTCCAACAAACAGTTTTGCAAACATATGTGGTTGGAAATACAGATCTGGAGCTGTGGTTATAAGCATCGTTTCTTGTTAAAATTACACGCGGAACAGATCATACTCTTGGGCGCAGTAAGAAAGCTAACATTTGGCTACATTCTATATCCTTCATCCCATTTAAATGTATACACATTTTAATTGATATATTTCAGTGTTTCAACAATCAGCGTTGTTTTTGAGAAGTGCACATATGATGTTGAGGGAACCAGTGATGAAATCAAACATGAAATAATGCAAAACGACAGGGAACAAAAACAGTAAAGTGGTCCTTAGCACGTTAcaacaacatttcagaaaaactGTATGGGAGTAAAGTGTACAGCAAATACTGTACACTGTacttctgtttaaaaataaagtttttgttttctgttgttTATGTAAATACAAAAAGGCAGGAAGTGTAattaattgtgaataaaacagtaATGATATTTAaggattaataaatacaaaaaattctttgaattattattattataatactggttttatttttaatttagtttaattaaCGTTTAATTATGGGTTAAATTTAATTACATATAGATTTAATGGTAAGACTTTATTTTACTGTGtcgtagttacacgttactacatgtactttcTAGAGTAATatgagtaaattatgcataactacaagtaactaaccctaaaccaaaccaaaccaaaacctaactgtaactctgtagtatgtagttaattaatagtactcagtacttatttgagtaattacaatgtaactacagcactaaaataaagtgtaaccaatttaatttactttaattaCAATGGGTGTGCATACTCACTATATACAATACATAACACCAATTAGTTAAGTGTAGGCCTATACCTCCATTGCTGTGTAAATACAGTGTTATTTATTGTTTGCAATTTACTGACATTTACTGCATTACATTACATCAAAGCAACTAACAACTGAGgaaaaacacaaatgtaaaGTAAACAAGAATACTATCATGCCGATATTCTTGAGTAATTTGTCCACTGAGTCTGTGTTAAATGCCTGCACTATATTTTCCTGTGGAGGTTATATTGCTTCATTGCTGTGCTAGGTATAAAAATGGCAATAAACCTGACTTGGttttgtcttaaaggtgccctagattcaaaaattgaatttacctcggcatagttaaataacaagagttcagtacatggaaaagacatacagtgagtctcaaaccccattgtttcctccttcttatatcaatttcatttgtttaaacaacctccaaagaacaggcgaatctcaacataacaccgactgttacgtaacagtcggggtgtatgccccaatatttgcataatgccagcccatgttcccaacattatgaaagggattacacaagggcagccagttaacgtctggagctgcacacagccgaatcatcagactaggtaagcaagcaagaacaacagcgaaaaatggcagatggagcaataataactgtcatgatccatgatatcatgatatttgtgaattgtctttctaaatgtttcgttagcatgttgctaatgtactgttaaatgaggttaaagttaccatcgtttcttactgtattcacggagacaagagccgtcactattttcattttttaaacacttgcagtctgtataatgcataaacacaacttcattctttataaatctctccaacagtgtagcattagccgttagccatggaggacAGCCttaaattcactcagaataaaactttaacatccaaataaatactttcacataattcgaagcatgcattcGAAGCATGAATTCATTatctcacataattcgaagcatgcatacagcatgcatgacgaacatcttgtaaagatccatttgagggttatattagctgtgtgaactttgtaaatgcgctgtaatatagtcgacagctcatgtggcagggagcacgcgatttaagggggcggcgctgagtgtaaatcagtgcattgttaatgatgccccaaaataggcagttaaaaaaattaataaaaaaagctgaaagctgaaacttcacagacacattcaggagacaccttagacttatattacatcttgtgaaaaagcattcttgggcacctttaataacacTAAAGCAAACATGCTATAAGCGCATAATACCAAGACTTGCCACAGGGTGTAGCACCACTACTGTTCTGGCTTTGCCtattttagtgtttttgctCCCCCTGCTGGTAATTTTATATTCTGTAGATtgaatttgttttattcagtttcCAGGGTTCAAAAAGAACAACGCGCACAGCACATGGTAGTGAACGTTTAATTTGCTGTGTCAGTCCATCGGATTAACAACGCTTAAGGAGGCACTGcctttttacacatttattcagtaaatcaAAATGACGACTCCGGTGTCAAGACTTTTTATTGAGTGGATGTGTTTAGCTTGCTGGGTACGAAGCCAGTACAGTAAAAAGGCAAGCTTCATACAAGAGCTGTTTATCATGGAAGCTGGATTTCATCTGCTATTGTCATCTACGGCATAGAGGGTAACACGACAACTACAGAGTATCCACATGGTAAAATCTATCAAGCTCGGACCAGTCATGGAAGATGACAAAAGTCAGTCAGCTTCATCTCGATGTTCCGTGACTTCCAGCAAGTCCATGGTCAGCATGGCAGTGACTAAAGCAAGAGCAAAGGCAGAAGCTGCACAGGCAAGAACCTCATTTGCAAAGACGGAAATGGAAATTAAAATAGAGAAAACTCgccttaaaggtgatagagaggattttttcatcgactgagaatccaaagactgttactgagtttttgaaatgagcgcatgcgtaagaacagcccccctccttcacagctcatttcaaaggaacacctcccaaaactcgtgcacgagtattggaacacgagtgtttaccaccggcattcgctgtgtcgtgttagtggattcattatgtcggactcaccacaggtaactcataatctgcagttgctactcctgacaaaaacattgcatgcggcgcctgtagagtgtggaaagttactgaaACGCGCAGctgcgcacgtctcgcacaaggaacgtcatggcagtgattgacaagccagagggccaatcgcttacgcgatgatcacgtaaacgattggctgatgtttttaaggtcctacctcgtgcacagatgatgtatattaatattattactttcagtgcacctaataaatagtcttttataagttagtaaagacagtttcaagtaatattgcaaaaatgtataaaacaaaacatcctatttagcacctttaaagcaacATTAGACGCAatggaaaaagagagagaggtggAAGCTGCAATGGCAGAAGCGGCAGTCATGGAAGCTGCTGTCACAGATCTAGAGGTAAAAAGATCACATCATAGTTCAACTATACACCTTCCACAGCAAAGTCCTAGGCAACGTACTGAAGAATATGTAAAACAACATAGTGAGCCCAGTGACACTGTACCAGAGAATTCAAAGCCTGAATTACCCCAAAATTTAGAGGATGATAGAGAGAAAAAGCCTTCTTCACCGGTGTATCATGTTCTGTCCTCTTGGAATGCCAGTCAATACAGTTGCAGTGAGAAAAGGCAGCAGTGTAAACCTCCATTCCCCCACTCTCCACATAGATTCTCACACCATTCTAAGAGTCCAGCTGCTCCCATGCACCATCCTAGATGAGACACAAATCATCCTACTCATCACTCTAGTCATGATGCAGCCACGTATGACTTAGCTGAGTTTTTAGCCCGAAATCAGCTAGTGACATCTGGGCTTAACAAATTTGATGACCGTCCTGAAAACTATCTGGCCTGGAAATCATCATTTCTCAATGCCATCAAGAACCTTGATCTTACAGCAGGTGAGGAATTTGATTTTTTGATTAGATGGCTGGGGAGCGATTCAGCAGATCATGCCTGTTGCATTAAGTCTATGAATGTAAAGGAATTTACCAGTTGGTCTTTAACTCATCTGGGAGAGGCTAGATATGACCTACGGATCTCCAGAAACTACTGAAAAACCTCTCTTCACAAAAATAGAGACTTTTCCAAAAATATCAGCTAAAGACCATGATAAGCTCCGGGAATTAGGAGACTTGCTTTCAGAGATTGAAGCAGCTAAGAATGGCTGTGATCTACCCGGGCTCACTTATCTTGATACAGCAAGAGGAGTTAATCCTATTGTGCAAAAGTTGCCCTTTGGACTACAAGAAAAGTGGATGATGCGGGGTTCACACTAC is a genomic window of Megalobrama amblycephala isolate DHTTF-2021 linkage group LG3, ASM1881202v1, whole genome shotgun sequence containing:
- the epoa gene encoding erythropoietin isoform X1; amino-acid sequence: MFHGSGLFALLLMVLEWTRPGLSSPLRPICDLRVLDHYIKEAWDAEAAMRACKDDCSIATNFTVPLTRVDFDVWDAMNIEEQAQEVQSGLHVLNKAISSLQAFNQTDLIQSHIDASIRNIVSIRQVLRSLSIPEYVPSTSGGEDQETQKVSSISELFQFHINFLRGKVRLLLGNAPVCHQGVS
- the epoa gene encoding erythropoietin isoform X2 yields the protein MQITRLFALLLMVLEWTRPGLSSPLRPICDLRVLDHYIKEAWDAEAAMRACKDDCSIATNFTVPLTRVDFDVWDAMNIEEQAQEVQSGLHVLNKAISSLQAFNQTDLIQSHIDASIRNIVSIRQVLRSLSIPEYVPSTSGGEDQETQKVSSISELFQFHINFLRGKVRLLLGNAPVCHQGVS
- the epoa gene encoding erythropoietin isoform X3, with translation MVLEWTRPGLSSPLRPICDLRVLDHYIKEAWDAEAAMRACKDDCSIATNFTVPLTRVDFDVWDAMNIEEQAQEVQSGLHVLNKAISSLQAFNQTDLIQSHIDASIRNIVSIRQVLRSLSIPEYVPSTSGGEDQETQKVSSISELFQFHINFLRGKVRLLLGNAPVCHQGVS